The following DNA comes from Cucumis sativus cultivar 9930 chromosome 7, Cucumber_9930_V3, whole genome shotgun sequence.
AAGAGCACATAAAtacatgagtttttttttcaaaaaaaaggACATAAATACATGAGTGAATCGAAGACTGGTGAGgtggaaaaataaaacacagCTGTACTCTTCACTAACTACAAAGACATCAAGGGCATGCCTCTCTTCACAGTAGATTGTGAATTCagattaaaaattcaaaagtgaaggaataaacaaaaaggaaagtaTAATCAACTTATACTGTAATTATTAGATACTGTTTGGATAGCACaccaaaaatatgaaaaatattccAAAGTCTCGATTAAATAATACCTTATTTTCGGACTGTACTTTGTTTCCTTGGATATCCGATAAAGTAAGTCCATcacctttatttatttaaaagtagaaaagggggaagaaaaaaaaaccagcaTCCTTGTCAGTTATAGAAACTGggcaacaaaaattatttttaaattagcaTCGGTATCCAGATAAATTTTACCTCCTGATCCTTGAGACGGAACCCttatagaagaagagaaaacttcatttttgtcCCTGCTCTTAGATAGGAGATCAATTAGTTTCCCACCGTAAATTTCATTTAACTCTGAAAACAGTTCAGGAGGTAAGCTCCTTATAACTCCAATATCCAGATTGCAAAGAGGTGGAGGTGAAACCGGGTTCAAAGCTTCACTGTGGTGCCGGTTGTTCTCCATCTGAATCAGATGGCTTATAGGATCAGCAGATAACTGATCTAAAGTTCCAGAGTTACTCTGTTTCTCATTATCTGTAAAGAGTAAGAATATGATGCTTCAACTTTAAACCAAGAAAAAACACATGAGAACTAAGGTACTCAGACTATATTCATACACATGAGCGTACGTCCATACATGGAACCCTGTGGAGACACTACCAGAGCAAGTAAAGATGACAAATTAGAAAAGCAAGGAACAATAATTGTTTGTGATAAAATTTACGTAACTAAGAACTTGGTAAGAAATGAACATGAAAGTATAGAGAAACCTATGCCTCACAACTTGACAACAAGATTTCTGTCATCATCGATTAGGTTTGAACTGTTCACAAGGTACGCATATACAAATCTTATGACTAGAAGAGCTACTTAACCACATTCTCTCTCATCAAATCAGATAGTTTAGCTATCACTATTGTATCAATATAACACaggaggaaaaagaaaagaaaaatacatctGTTGAGTTGAGCTAGCATGATGtacttttctttcctttttttccttattgtTACAGCTTACAATCCTAATAGTcgcaataaattaaaattattgattcaatggaaaagaaaattattgattcaATGGAAAAGAACGGCAGCACATCAatcataaaaggaaaaggagaagaaataaagacCACTGGCGAATGAAATCCCATACCTATATTAGCCACTTCCTTTACCGAAGGACCAATGACATTTTCTACATTTGTAGTTGCAGATGAACTGAGCCATGAATCCAAAGAATTTCTTTTCGTCCCTTTAGAAGAAAACACACACATGAAACCGACTTCACCAAAAAAAACATGCCAAAGGGTGACAGACCAAAAATAATCCacctattatttaattaatagttgaTTAGttctcttttaaatataaaatcatatttccTTTTAGAGACGAGCTGATCGAATATTAGATTCTAGAAGGATATATAATAAGATATCAGTAGCCCCTCACTATTTCTACCTAGAAATTACAGCTTCGTGAAGGAGTGTTTGAATGAAGATGTTAAAATGGATCGCACGTTTCAAAGCCACTTCATGATAATCTAATAAATGGAACTGAAGAAAACTTCCCTATATTACTTGGAGTATTTTTCAGTATACTATATTCCTGTTCAACAAGTTATCAATATTcaatagaatttgaatttctaattgaattttctGGCTTCTAGAATATCATTCATTCAAACAAAGTAACCAAACATTATCCTCCACTGTACATTTACACATCCCTAATAGATCTTAATAATGTTGACTATTTACAAGGGACGCGGCATGTTCTTGATCTCAACTTGAAGGAttattcttccttttcctcACAAAACCAATGTCGACCATTGAAGGACAGCTCTCCTAAAGCactctttttcaatattccTTGCTAAAATAGTATCTGATTAGCTCACTGCAAACGTTTTCATACAGAAAAACTTACCTTGCCTAGAGATATCCACATTTTGAAGTTTCGAAACTTGTAAGCCAATACCTCGAATTTCTTTGACATCTACATGCACCAAGAAGGACATCGTAGAagattttagagaaaagaacATGTATTTAACTCAATTTGAAAGATACGTCTTTTAGTCTAGAAGtaggaaaaagtaaaatgtattaaaaatatatagggAAAGAAACCATAGtactatttctttctaaaaaattgctGATTGGCAAGAGCTTAAGCTAACAGGTgatggtaaatttaatatcatatcatttaACACCCCTCCCTTTGTAGGTTGGAAATAGGTAGAATacccaacaagtgaaaatcaattttaattggagtGAAAATAACATTGTACAGTTTGAAAACAAGACTTCTTAGGTCACCAGCTCTGATAGCATCTTAAATCGTCGATTGACCCAAAAACTTAAGTCGATGGgtaaagacaaatttaatatcgTATCACATGAGGTTCAGAATGGACAATAGGAATGTTAACATTAActgaaaaatcataattaagcCAAGTTTAGGATTACCTATGacaaaaaacccaaaaagttGCTTTACTATTCTTTGAAGAATTTCCAGATCATCAGTGGCAACAGGAACCTAGAACACCAAAAccttaaaaatttcaacactAAAGATtgcacaaataataaataagcatTCTACAAATTCATGAACATAGTAGAACTTAGTccattaataacaaaaaatggGAGGCATTTGTCAGAACCTATACCGTTAATGAATGGCTCAAGTTTTCACAATCTCCACAGCCCATATACTTTGTGGGTTCATCAGCATTTTTTCTCCGTTTTTTTATCTAAATCAATACatcacacaaaaaaaaatgctaataaCACTTGCACATAAATCACATTCATATCTAGAAGGAACAATAACTCAACAATGTTTGTTACTGTATAAAAGAAGGAGAGTGTACCTTGAGGGTAAAGGTGCGTCCCTGCACTCCACATCCATTCAACCGTAATGAAACCTCCTTACAGAGGTTCAAGAGAAAGCATTGACACTGTAATAGCTAAAATATTAGTTCTTAATTCACTCATATAGTCATGtattttttcatcttaaaTGGGTAAACACGCAACCATTTATGTTACCCACATCTTTGAAGTCCTTGAACCTAACACCCCAATTCACTTCAGCTCCTATGGATTTGCTTTCCTGAACCATCACAGggtaaaaatagaagaatctGAGAAAATGTAAGAAAATCTAGACAACAAAACTAGGTTACTTTTGCAAAGCAAATattatttggaaaatattCAGGTAGTGGCATCGATCTACTCCATCCACCGTACCTTTTGTTGATGACTGAGATACTGGGGTGCGCCCCCTGCATTATATTGCTAGCTGGCCTAAACTAAATTCCAAAGACTAAAGAGGATTTGCCAGTTCCCAAGATGACTCTCATAACAAGAGTTTCAAATTGTTGTATTAGTATTTAACCAGAATCTTGAACCCAAAGCCCAGAAGAGAATCCCCCAAACTCCCTGATGCAGTAGTCCATCCACATACCGGACAAAATTATGCATCTTCTAtcatgatttaattaaaaagactTCTTTGATGTTTTCAATAGTTCCAGAGGAAGTACCATTTATAGGCACAAATAGAACTATTGAAATAACAATAGTAATACTACACCAAAAGACTAATAAAATCCTATCTATACACGACATATAATTTTGCTTTGTCTACCCTTTATTTTCTACAAGTGAAACACTACGGTAGTTATCAAGCCTTGCTCATAGAGAAGAGTGAACAAATTTGAGTGGCATTAGTATATCCAGTACTTGTTCTGTATAATCTAATGCAGTAATATATTTAGTATTGTATATTAACAAAAgagattaaaaacaaaaacgagagaaaaatggaatacaaTTCTGCAAAAGACCACATGAAAGTTAATGAAAAAGTATATTGCTTATTATCTCTTTGCCAAACCTGGATCAACCCAACTGCACGATTGTCCACCCCTCGACTATAGTTCCATAACATTTCCCCCGTTTTTAATCCAAAGTCTTTTTGAAGAGAGTCCTGGACATGTCAAGAGTAAATCAAGCAATCATTTCAGATAACTTAGTTTGAGAACAACAAACTCAGAAAAATAACTTAGTGATAGCCATAGGCTCATAGCACAGCCACAACCAAACTCTCTACTATGTATATATGGACCTCTAAAGGCAACCCTAACAGCTAATCAGTACACcaacaatagaaaaaaattccaaaagaaaattaatataacttGTAGCATTAGCTGAGGTCAGGCCACAAAATAAACAAGACAAGGAAAGACAACAATGATCTTGTTAGGATACCACCTAACAAGAGGActcaagaacaagaacaaacaAAGAACACTAAAAGGAACACTAAAGATAGATTTAATGGGCAATTCGATGTTAATATTCTTGCTTGATGTTAATGTATTTGTTCTTTGCTAAACTATTTAAGTTTTTCATTTGCTAAACACTAAAAACAGAACACGCACCGTATATGATTTTTATTGATGTAGCTGTTTTCGTGGAAatatcacttttcttttcatccttTTCCTTGTCTCTTGAGTCTTGACAAATTATTTGTATGACACGTGTTTAAGGGTTTTGTAATAAATGGCACACCATCTTAAAAATTGCaactcaaataattatatatatatatatatatatatatgtctcaATTTCTAGGCATCAAGTAAACCTATAGTGACCAAACAAACGAGTACACCTTAGAGAGAACTATTGAGCCACCTTGGATAACATACGCAGCTGACTACAAGTCAAAACACTTCTTTTCTTCAGCTTCTCCTCTAAGGCATGCCCTATTCCAGGAAGGTCCTTGATAGGAAGCGGATTTAAATAATCATcaacctaaaaaaataaaatgaaatgagtGAAAAGAACATCTTATACACATTCTTCTAGACAGTAAAGGAAGTGTTTGCTTGACTATACAAAGAAACAGATTTGTTTTGTTCTGTTCGCTCTAtgatcttttatttcttttctctgcTTGTTGTGGGAGCTtcttttttgtagtttgtCCTTTATTGAGTTTCtacattgtttctttttataccATGCTCAGTTCTTTTTCACCCCTTTCAGAGTTTTATAATTGAGTTCCAgtctctttcaatttttttcattgaaatttttgtctcatgttaaaaagaacatatctaaaataattcttccaagtaaaaattgaaagcaCAATCCCTTTCATCTTCAAAAGTGCACATAAATGATTGTAAGACAAAATACACGAAACATTCAAGACATCAAAGGAATAACCTAATGAGAATTGAAGCACAATGTTGTAATGCTAGGTGATTTAACAAAACAAAGGTTTAGGGCAAGAATTTCAGGAACCAACCTTCTCTAAAGGAATGTAACACTGACCATCCGGTTTTGCAGTTTTAGTGGCAAGGCGAGCCATTAGCATATTTGTAGCTATTCCAGCACTTGCAGTACATCCTGTTGTATCAaagatttcttttcttatttttgaaGCCAATACCTCGGGATCTACATTGTTTGTGCCCGAGATATCCAAAAATGCTTCATCGCAACTTACAGCCTGCGCTTTACACAAGTAGCAACATTAATGAAGCAAATCACGTTTAATTACCTACAAGAAATGCTATCTGAAACAGACCTGCACTTTCTCACAATGCTTGTGCAATATATCATAGAACTGATCGGCTACCTGCATATTTCCCAACATGTCAAATGCCAATAAAACACCCTTGTATATGGCAGATACAAGTAGTAGaagatgatttaaaatttccaTAAGCAAACTGATTGACAAATGGCAACCTGGTGATAGCACACCACTTACCCCCTCGTAGGACTTGAAGTCATATGGAAAAATAACAAGATGGGGACAAAGAGCTTTTGCATCTCTAACAAACATTCCTGCTTTGACTCCTAGATAGGTatgagaaaagagagaagaatcAATTGATACTCTAGAAAAGCCTTGGATTTGAACCacagtttataaatataaagaactAGAAGACCAACCATAACTTCGAGCAGGGTAGTTTGCAGATGAAATTTCTGCAGTTCCTTTAGGATTATCTGAGTGGCATACAGCAACAGGCCTATCCTTAAATTTTGGAATGTTTCGAATAACCACTGAGACAAAAAAGCAGTCCTGAGGCAGCAGGATATTGGTATTACTTCACTTCAAAATGAATTAATGCatatataatgataaataaaaaatgagtcACAAGTTCAATCAAGGAATTCTTGTAAAGTAGCCGTCTAAAAAGAATAGTGACACTGACAACAAAAGCCAACGTGCAGATATTTGAAGGACCAATATTACTCAATGATTACCATGTCAACATGGATAATAGTGGCAGACTGATCGTGGGAAGAACCATTGATAGGAGAAGTCACAGAATTGGATCCATTAGCTAACCGTGGAAAACGCTTATAGTAACGATTTCTCCAAGTTCCAATGAAATGAAGCCTTGACTTCTGCAGATTGAAGAATCAAATTTGGTCTATGAAATGGcaaaaagtgaaaagttaCCAGGACtgtatgaaataataaaaacactaGAAACAAGGTGCTAGAGTTTTTCTACTCCATCTGATTTTTCACTACTACTATAAATGTTAAGATTTAGAAGCTGTGGGTTAAAGTAAAGTAACTAAGACAAATGTCATGAATCAAAACACTCAGTTTGTAGGAAACAACTCTTGTATAACCTAAAGTACCTTGAAATAATTTTCCACAAAATCTGGATTCTCTAGTGTTGAATGCTGCAGCTTAGAAGACCCAGCCGCCATAGAACTTGATGATCCATCACTATTGGTGCTACCATTGTGTGTTGATGCAGACAAACCATGAAAACTAGATATATTTTCTTCACTGCTCTGACCCACATCATCAATTCCTGGTTCTTCACCtgcataattatatttttcactGCTTGGTCCTTTCTGTACTTCTACATCAGCATCCTTCTGAGGGAGCATCTCAAAACTTCCACAAAATTGTGGTTTATATTCAATAGATACATCTACATCAGATATACTTGTATCCTTCAGTTTGGCAGCCTCTAAATCATCACTTGACGTCTCATTCAGTTTAGCATCTGCATTATATTGAAGATTCATTTCAGAGTCAGAATGCAACTCTGCTCTATATCCTACCGATTCATTCACTTCCGACAAAGTGGTATCCTTCAAATTCATGGCCACCGGGGACAGTGAATCTTCtgtttcatatttcttttcagAAGTCAAGCAAATTTTGGGTTTCTCCACCGTTGGACCTtttttcatagaaaagaaTTCTGATAATCTTGGTTGATTATTTACAAGCTGATCAAGTTGGTAAGGAACCCCTAGAAACAGAGAAATGAGATCCACATCAACTACCAGGGTAAAAAATCAGTCTGCATTCTCTTTGAGATCTCTTTGATCATTAGGACAAAGTTATACAGCAAAATTTGGTCCATGTCAGCTATTAGGtgcaaaatttaatttgaatctctctttgtgacattttttgcCGGGGTGAGGGACAAAGGTCAAAGGAAATAGCTAGATATTGTTTGAGCGCTGACAAAAACCTAGTATTAAATAGTTCCTAAATGCATTCCTCAAGCAATTATCCACCAATTAAATTTACGTATCTACACGTAAAAGCAATGCATTAACTTACAGCTTAATAGCTTATTAGAAGCAACAGAATCCAAGATCCATGTGGGTTTTACAACTGGGAGTCCACGGCTGAATGACCTGAAAAATAACCAACAAAAGAAACTATCTTACTTTCACCAAAAACTAAGACTAGTGCGAGTTTTTTCGATGAAGATAAATTCTGAATCAAACCTGAGATTCTTTATTTTACTGTCCGGTAAATTACTGCAAATAATATGAGAAACACTACGTCTTGAAAAATAATTCTCAAATCTTCCACCGTACTTCAACATATAACCCCGCAATTCCTGAATTTAACTTGTAATCAGTAACAATTTTCCACAACACATTCTACAATATTGCCattcaattgaaaataataatagatgtGGACAATCCTAAAACGGTGATAATTTGTAATCACGAGGATTCCTTCTCGAAGAATAGAGAAATTGCTAAAATTGCTGAAAAACTGGAAGAACAAgtgtaaaatagtaaattccAATTCATACTTTTCAGTAGCTTTACTTTATATTCACAGCTCAACTGAAAATTCTTAGTTAGCCTACCTGACTGGAAGGAATCGTGAAACCGTCAACAAAGATAGACACACCCTGAAATATTTGATTTCCTGAGTTCACACCACTATGTGAAGCACTTGAAGCATCAAGATTAAACTGATTGTGCAGTTTCCTGTTCTTTTCTACCATATAACTGCGTTCAGATCAAAGTAGGTGAGGGAGAAATTTCAATAAGGACACcacataattcaattataaacTGAGAAGCTAATCCTTTGATAACGCCCCTTCAAGACTCAGAAAATCACTTAAATTCATGTAGAATTAAGAAGCTGAAGTTACTGGAAAAAACGGTAATTCAACTAACCAGACTTTCTTCCCAAGTGCAAAGGTGAAATTCAAATTACCGCCATTTAacatatgaaaaagaagagaagaaaaaaaaaaaccttccaaaATCTGAAAAGGGAGATTTGCGAGAGGATGAAATGGAATTGGCTCCCCATGCGACACCTAGGGTTTTCTGGTTGCTCCGTTTCCTCTTGTTGCCACCACCACCGGAAGGGTTCGACGGAGATGAATTGTCACGAATTCGCTTGGATTTCTGGGCGGAGGAATTAGCCGAACGAGACGAATCAGAATTCATGTTTCCTGAGGGGCGCGAAGAGTGTCGAGGAAGGAAGTGTGAGTTATGCTACGTAGCATTTAAAATGAGGCGGCAAATTGAATGTGGATATGTACCCTTTTATGGTATGGTGAGTGTAATCTTTAATACACATTTCCTAAAGTTTTTAGTACTCAAGAAAGTAAGGTTATTGCAAGGCTTAATACCCTTTGATGGGGGTTCTCACTTTTCTAGTAAACCATTTGGAACTGTGTTGtgataaatactaaaaacTGATACTCTTCTCCACATAATTGGAGCTTGTTATATGATTTTATACGTTAATTATGGTATGGTATCGAGGAGTTTGAAACCAAGATCGAGActaaaacataatatattaaaaataagataattatgTGCTTTTAATAGGATCGAACTtgttatagtttgttttttttctttcattctgaTCACTAATGTGGCAAAAGTTTTACAATAGAATTTTGAgtcttttttaatatcttagttctttttcttctatattttaaaatattcctaagttctttttttttttttttcaattttatagttttgtcTTAGTTATATAGTTTCACATTTAAATGTATAGTTTAActtcaaaattgaattgacGTGATGTCATCCGaaacttttgttttagaaaactaaataatatttgtttttaacttCGTTTGAaccttttttaattgaaatttaatttgatagaaCTAAAACAACATGGTGGAAAACGAATCAAAATTCTATCTTAATTAACACGAAAATATAAACCgtagataaattaaaattagggtttagagAATACTTATATTTGAAGCTTcggtttttgtttgaattaccaCTAAAGTTGACCTACTATTCTCCGGACTCAGAACCAGGATGTGAGATCCGTTGGATGAAAGAAtcgagagagagaaaattatgGAAATAAAGTGAAGTTGAGCTTTTgaaactttcttctttttttttttttttttttgataaaattaagaagaaatagGAATTTGGTTTGTTGAAATAGtccaactaaaaaaatcaacccaTAGTTCAATAGCTctatttataagaaattttcATGCAAAATTGCATGTCCACGCAACACTAAAGTCCAACAACTCAAAGTCCACTTTCTCTAGTAGATATTTTGTCTTCATCAAATGACAACACCCCGTCCACTGGAGTTGATTTGAAGTTGAACATACATATAAATAGTGGataataggaagaaaaaaaaaacattaaacgTGAAAGTAAtacatataagaaaattttcaagaaccAAAAAACGAATACacaattgcaaatataacaatcagATGCAAACTATTAACAACATAGCACAATGCAAAAGAAtttccaaatataacaaagtttagATCCAATTTTGCCCTTGTGAAGTCGATATGCGCCATACTCTATCAAGGATCGAAATCACTAACTTCAAAAGTGCGATACATCACCATTACTCCAAAATGGTAAACGGAACCAAATAGTTATCAATGAGAACTAGAGTGACACTCATTTGAAAGTGGTGGAGCAAAGTGGGTAAAGTAAGCATCAACCAACATTTGCCCTAAAATAACCTGAGAATGTGTTGTGAGATGGAGGTTGTCTTCTTGTAGTTCCAATCCCATTGCATCAACACACACCAAATTCTCCATTTTCATCCCCAATTGAGCCTCCCTCACCTTGTCAGTGTACTTCAATCCTGATGCCAATGCAACCTGTTCCCATTTTCACACAGAATCTCATAATTCTATATCCATgatatcattttcttaattaacaTATACTTCTACAGCTTAGGATTTAGGTTTAGGGTCTAACCAATTTCAGAATTAAGTCATTTTTATATGGTAAAGTTGGAAAAACTGAGCAACTTGATTAAACATATGTAGCATTTTTTTAGAGTGTACttacaaatacattttatGAATTCATGCATACAATGTGATATTGATCATACttagattataattttatttgttgtgacatttatattttataattggaAAAACTACGATCAACCCAAAATATAGAATAAAGTATaaagttgaaaactaaatatcaattaaaaattgtaagCATATAAAAGAATCGTGCTTTAAATACACGTTATCCTAAAAGTGATTCTAAttaagaaatgagaaattttgaaCTTGTAGGAAGATAACCTATATGAGGGTGACCATTATCTCCtgtaaataaacattaaaaaagttctgaaaatttacaagaaaataaatacgaaagacaaaaaaaaatactatacTTTAAAAGATTggaatagtaaaaaataaccCTTTTAATAGACAccaataaaatgataaatgataTACTTTTATAGTAACGTTCATagataatgataaaaatttattggtgtataaatattttaatttattagtttataaatattttgatttatttggttaattttaaaaatacattacTATAtacttcaattattattagtaataataagaCTAACCTGAATGATTGGGAGAGAAGGCAAAGCCAAGTCCCGGCGCACATTAGCAACAAGGGCTTCCATATTCCCCTGATACGCATCAGCGTCATGTTCAGTAGAGGTGTCACTTTCGCCTTGAAACCACAAGATCGCCTTAATTTCCCCACCCCCCTTCACGCTGTCTCTCGCCCTCTTCACCATCTCCTCGTACAGCTTCTCCCCGCGCGCCCACTCTCTGATCGCCGTTCCTCCGACGGCGCACGGCACTAGCGCCACTGTCCCCACCCGCTCTCTCACTCCGTTCGCGAACACCATCCCCGGCCCCACCCCACATGTCTTCTTTGTGTCGATGTCGGCGTGTAGTGGCTCACACGCCGCCTCCCAATGCTTCTTCGCGCTCAGCCGGAATATCGATGGGTGCGGGTGTGCTTCGGGTGGAACCACGCCGTCCCATCGGCGGAGCTTCTTTAAGACGCCGCCGCGTCCCGCCATGTTGCTTTGTCCGGAGAGGATGAAGATCTGCTTGTTTGGAGGTGGATCTGTGTGGATGGGATCTGTATCGGTCGTCGTTGCCATGATTTTGATGATAGAATGTGGTGGTGGTGATGGGCTGGGTGTTAAATGATGGATGAGTTTGTCGAAAGGACTCGTGTGTTTTGGCTTTTTCTGCGCGTGGATGATAAAAATAAGCTGACCGTTTGTTTACTCCCTTTTGTTATCTAGCTTAACACGCACACATATTAAACCGATGGTATTCGCaaataattgatattgatttttaaGCTACATATTAACTCGATGTTCGAACTTCAAGAGTTACTTAATATATAATGattctaaaaattaagattcatttacattttcagatttaatcacatttttaatatgaatttaaaatacaaatttatttaatggtGTGACATTTTACatgacatttttaattagtatgaATAGAGTTAAAGTTTTCGACaacttgaatttgaataaaattttaacatagtGTTCTCtccaaatttatgtttttctgtGTATTATTGTGTTTGAATGCATGTTTAGGAATTTCATTATAGTTTTGATCAATcaagttttcatttcttttcgtTGATCAGTCTTTTCCAAACCAAAATCCGATTGagatttttagttatttgtttaattgactttattattattaccgTTCTTGTGGGGTCACCTAAAATAAGAGGAGTTCTCAAGACTACTTATTAGTagtattagttttttttaatatttaaaaatttccaaaagagtatgtatttaatataattaatatagtttAACACGagacaaaataataaacaatatatttgtttgtttttgttgttggtgttaatattagaaaatataccATGCtagatttaaattaagttaGCATGTGAGAAATAAGCTATCaagattaaatatttcaaaacgtAGTTTTTGTGTTGTAgctttaaaagtaataatattgATGTGTCTAAGATAACTTCTATCATTTATGTCTTTTGATCGTCGTTGAGGTGAgcacctcctcctcctctcgATTGAGTTGAAATAACAAAGATCATGTAACCtcatactttaaaaaatgttaaatctaGTAATTGACGAAATCTTAAATTTCGCTAtaatttacaaactttttgatttattttgttagagtttaaaatgtt
Coding sequences within:
- the LOC101219943 gene encoding probable carbohydrate esterase At4g34215, which produces MATTTDTDPIHTDPPPNKQIFILSGQSNMAGRGGVLKKLRRWDGVVPPEAHPHPSIFRLSAKKHWEAACEPLHADIDTKKTCGVGPGMVFANGVRERVGTVALVPCAVGGTAIREWARGEKLYEEMVKRARDSVKGGGEIKAILWFQGESDTSTEHDADAYQGNMEALVANVRRDLALPSLPIIQVALASGLKYTDKVREAQLGMKMENLVCVDAMGLELQEDNLHLTTHSQVILGQMLVDAYFTHFAPPLSNECHSSSH